A genomic region of Catalinimonas niigatensis contains the following coding sequences:
- a CDS encoding IPExxxVDY family protein, protein MSTRRELQLAIQYNLDLLGLVSSAKEYKLAWSLNQILGLKLAKSEDLAINFIEGRSIIISNFTFTTSHCTFRLLKNRAFSDHSNAFLLPELKNIDYFLLIKNESDTFELNTYVDRLPQIDIVQSFTSINVENLENKENLIF, encoded by the coding sequence ATGTCAACAAGACGCGAACTACAATTAGCCATTCAATATAATCTTGACCTACTTGGTTTAGTTTCGTCTGCTAAAGAATATAAACTCGCATGGTCACTTAACCAGATTCTTGGGCTCAAGTTAGCAAAATCTGAGGATTTAGCCATTAATTTTATAGAAGGTCGCAGTATAATAATTTCAAACTTTACTTTCACTACAAGTCATTGTACTTTTAGATTATTGAAAAATCGTGCATTTTCTGATCATTCTAACGCATTTCTTTTGCCTGAATTAAAGAATATAGACTATTTTCTCCTGATTAAAAATGAAAGTGATACCTTTGAGCTCAATACTTACGTAGATCGTTTGCCGCAAATAGATATTGTGCAATCATTTACCTCTATTAATGTTGAAAACCTTGAAAATAAAGAAAACCTGATTTTTTAG